Proteins co-encoded in one Kribbella qitaiheensis genomic window:
- a CDS encoding cupin domain-containing protein codes for MRTFDLITGESLFVKDLRVVRWEQYELGGQMPFQAMWYSVPPGSESPIDQHPELELSIVVAGTAHVLVGDAVHEIKHGDAFLLSSTEAHVVQNRSDDELLTVFSAYWMPVAEERPIEAVTADHA; via the coding sequence ATGCGTACATTCGACCTGATCACCGGCGAAAGCCTGTTTGTGAAAGATCTCCGGGTAGTTCGCTGGGAGCAATACGAACTCGGCGGGCAAATGCCGTTCCAGGCAATGTGGTACAGCGTTCCGCCCGGTTCGGAGAGCCCGATCGACCAGCACCCGGAGCTCGAGCTGTCGATCGTTGTGGCGGGTACGGCGCACGTCCTGGTGGGCGATGCCGTGCACGAGATCAAGCACGGTGACGCGTTCCTGCTCAGCAGCACCGAGGCGCACGTCGTACAGAACCGGTCGGACGACGAACTGCTGACGGTCTTCAGCGCGTACTGGATGCCGGTCGCCGAAGAAAGACCGATCGAAGCAGTGACGGCCGACCATGCCTGA
- the nusA gene encoding transcription termination factor NusA, translating into MDIDMAVLRSLEREKDIAFEIVVEAIEQALLVAYHRTEGAQHQARVELDRKSGHVTVYAKELAEDGTVAREFEDTPADFGRIAATTAKQVILQRLRDAEDDVRYGEFAGKEGDILSGIVQQGRDPRSVMVDLGKIEAVLPAPEQVPGEKYEHGSRLRVYVVGVRKGFKGPQITVSRTHPNLVKKLFALEVPEIADGTVEITAIAREAGHRTKIAVRTLNPSVNGKGACIGPMGQRVRNIMHELHGEKIDIIDHSDDPATFVGNALSPAQVTSVEVVDAAARAARVVVPDYQLSLAIGKEGQNARLAARLTGWRIDIRPDTDVTREDEKVD; encoded by the coding sequence ATGGATATCGACATGGCCGTCCTGCGGTCGCTCGAACGCGAAAAGGACATCGCGTTCGAGATCGTCGTGGAGGCGATCGAGCAGGCGCTGCTGGTCGCCTACCACCGGACCGAGGGCGCGCAGCACCAGGCCCGGGTCGAGCTGGACCGCAAGAGCGGGCACGTCACGGTGTACGCCAAGGAGCTCGCCGAGGACGGCACGGTGGCGCGCGAGTTCGAGGACACGCCCGCCGACTTCGGCCGGATCGCGGCGACCACCGCCAAGCAGGTCATCCTGCAGCGGCTGCGCGACGCCGAGGACGACGTCCGGTACGGCGAGTTCGCCGGCAAGGAGGGCGACATCCTGTCCGGGATCGTCCAGCAGGGCCGCGACCCGCGCTCGGTGATGGTCGACCTCGGCAAGATCGAGGCCGTACTGCCGGCACCGGAGCAGGTGCCGGGGGAGAAGTACGAGCACGGTTCCCGGCTGCGCGTCTACGTGGTCGGGGTCCGGAAGGGCTTCAAGGGCCCCCAGATCACCGTCTCCCGGACGCACCCGAACCTGGTCAAGAAGCTGTTCGCGCTCGAAGTACCGGAGATCGCCGACGGCACCGTCGAGATCACCGCGATCGCGCGCGAGGCGGGGCACCGGACCAAGATCGCGGTCCGGACGCTGAACCCGTCGGTGAACGGCAAGGGCGCCTGCATCGGCCCGATGGGCCAGCGGGTCCGCAACATCATGCACGAGCTGCATGGCGAGAAGATCGACATCATCGACCACAGCGACGACCCGGCGACCTTCGTCGGGAACGCGCTGTCGCCCGCGCAGGTCACCTCTGTCGAGGTCGTGGACGCCGCGGCGCGCGCCGCGCGGGTGGTGGTGCCCGACTACCAGCTCTCGCTGGCGATCGGCAAGGAAGGGCAGAATGCCCGCCTCGCGGCCCGGCTGACGGGCTGGCGGATCGACATCCGGCCGGATACGGATGTGACTCGTGAGGACGAGAAGGTAGACTGA
- the rimP gene encoding ribosome maturation factor RimP: MSRKTDHTDPTSLENFLRPIVEQFGCDLEEADVSPFGKRRQLRVLVDRDGGINLDDVAEVTRAISKALDADEVMGNGAYTLEVSSPGVDRPLTLARHWRRNVTRMVAVTLVGGHKVTGRITSVTDDTAELDVRGQTRTIAFADVEKAKVQIEFNRPAGNDEPAADGTVEEN; encoded by the coding sequence GTGAGCCGAAAGACTGACCACACGGACCCTACGAGCCTCGAGAACTTCCTGCGGCCGATCGTCGAGCAGTTCGGTTGCGACCTGGAGGAAGCCGACGTTTCGCCGTTCGGGAAACGACGGCAGCTGCGGGTCCTGGTGGACCGCGACGGTGGCATCAACCTGGACGACGTCGCCGAGGTGACCCGGGCGATCTCCAAGGCCCTGGACGCCGACGAGGTGATGGGCAACGGCGCCTACACGCTGGAGGTTTCCAGCCCGGGCGTGGACCGGCCACTCACATTGGCCCGGCACTGGCGCCGCAACGTCACCCGGATGGTCGCCGTCACGCTGGTCGGCGGTCACAAGGTGACCGGGCGGATCACCTCCGTCACCGACGACACCGCCGAGCTCGACGTCCGGGGACAGACCCGGACGATCGCGTTCGCGGACGTGGAGAAGGCCAAGGTCCAGATCGAGTTCAACCGGCCAGCCGGCAACGACGAACCTGCCGCTGACGGCACGGTGGAGGAGAACTGA
- a CDS encoding FAD-dependent oxidoreductase, which yields MRICVIGAGIAGALLARRLTEYPDVEVDLVTGVPGTDATAASGGGVRGFETHPEQRRLAVESLAELFETPDLLEQVGYVETGCTYLLKPYAGLEQAVNDVEHLHPGSTEIIDGAALRSRGWQGLPEGTVGVLEKRAGFIRPDQLRSLVIEQLARGAHSHVVPGPVLGLVPHPDGSVSCRTPGDSNRYDLVVVAAGPWTPGLLAGNALPAEPYRTKAIQVAVYDVDGALPTMFIDETSDLYGRPTADGGLLLGIDTHRWSVPPGSTDPLPDLAAEAVRIAGERLPHLRLLETRNSASNADCYADPPVLTLWSVLGSTHRLFTFTGGSGGSVKTALAASRTAASDLLGPLVTGENTRTTTSRTENKRMTITERGNGHPPRYHTIGIGAGPSNLSLAALYKGVTTEKLALFDSRPVAGWHTPLLYPGVRMQTGWMKDLVSLVDPRHELTFLNYLVTSGRLYALINSQFDALPRIEYERYLAWATERLGVVNFDCRVDSISITDDGFEVCVDGTPVAQSEHLVLGLGTRPVWPEYVRGLDREQAFIADELGVRLPGLEASKAEPIAVVGGGQTGLECVLRLLGSGFTDIRWLGRNQWFRSIDDSPMANELYRPSHIQFLQGLNRGKRREMIVDSRYSGDAITPGGLRALYQGNYDGLLTLGRFPVTLLPGRDVTSAEQLADGNIRLRCTTPEMPEEHEVRHLVVAAGREHVQAPFDDDLRERIDYDDDGEMLVEPDYSIRWKGMNGHRIFSFNASRYSHGLTNAGLTQLPVRAAIVLNSMFDREIYPISDELCAVKW from the coding sequence ATGCGGATCTGCGTGATCGGGGCCGGTATCGCGGGCGCCCTGCTCGCCCGGCGGCTGACCGAGTATCCGGACGTCGAGGTCGACCTCGTCACCGGCGTACCGGGAACGGACGCCACGGCGGCGTCCGGTGGCGGCGTCCGGGGCTTCGAGACTCACCCGGAGCAGCGGCGACTGGCTGTCGAGAGTCTGGCCGAGCTGTTCGAGACCCCTGACCTGCTGGAGCAGGTCGGGTACGTCGAGACGGGCTGCACCTATCTACTCAAGCCGTACGCCGGGCTGGAGCAGGCAGTCAACGACGTGGAACACCTGCACCCGGGCTCCACCGAGATCATCGACGGGGCCGCACTGCGGAGCCGTGGCTGGCAGGGCCTGCCGGAGGGCACGGTCGGCGTACTGGAGAAGCGGGCCGGTTTCATTCGGCCTGACCAGTTGCGCTCGCTGGTTATCGAGCAGCTCGCTCGCGGCGCGCACAGCCACGTCGTACCGGGCCCTGTGCTCGGTCTGGTCCCCCACCCCGACGGCTCGGTCAGCTGCCGCACCCCTGGCGACAGCAACCGGTACGACCTGGTCGTGGTGGCCGCGGGACCGTGGACGCCGGGACTGCTCGCGGGCAACGCGTTGCCGGCCGAGCCGTACCGGACCAAGGCGATCCAGGTCGCCGTGTACGACGTGGACGGCGCCCTGCCGACCATGTTCATCGACGAGACCAGCGATCTGTACGGGCGTCCGACCGCCGACGGAGGGCTCCTCCTCGGCATCGACACCCACCGCTGGTCGGTACCACCCGGCAGTACTGATCCGCTTCCGGACCTGGCCGCAGAGGCCGTCCGGATCGCGGGTGAACGACTGCCGCACCTACGGCTGCTGGAGACCAGGAACTCGGCCTCCAACGCCGACTGTTATGCCGATCCGCCCGTACTGACGCTCTGGTCGGTACTCGGCAGCACACATCGGCTCTTCACTTTCACCGGTGGGTCCGGCGGCAGCGTGAAAACCGCGCTGGCCGCAAGCCGGACGGCAGCGAGCGACCTGCTCGGGCCGCTCGTCACCGGAGAAAACACGCGCACCACCACTTCGCGGACGGAGAACAAGCGCATGACCATCACGGAACGAGGCAACGGCCACCCGCCCAGGTACCACACGATCGGTATCGGAGCCGGTCCGTCCAACCTGTCGCTGGCGGCCCTGTACAAGGGCGTCACCACCGAGAAGCTCGCCCTGTTCGATTCCCGCCCGGTAGCCGGCTGGCACACGCCACTGCTCTACCCCGGGGTCCGGATGCAGACCGGCTGGATGAAGGACCTGGTCTCGCTGGTCGATCCACGGCACGAACTGACGTTCCTGAACTACCTGGTCACCTCCGGGCGGCTCTACGCGCTGATCAACTCCCAGTTCGACGCCCTGCCCCGGATCGAGTACGAGCGCTACCTGGCCTGGGCCACCGAGCGGCTCGGCGTGGTCAACTTCGACTGCCGGGTGGACTCGATCTCGATCACCGACGACGGCTTCGAGGTCTGCGTCGACGGCACTCCGGTAGCGCAGTCGGAGCACCTCGTACTCGGTCTCGGCACCCGGCCGGTCTGGCCGGAGTACGTCCGCGGCCTGGATCGCGAGCAGGCCTTCATCGCCGACGAGCTCGGTGTCCGGCTGCCCGGCCTCGAAGCGTCCAAGGCCGAGCCGATCGCGGTGGTCGGCGGCGGCCAGACCGGTCTGGAGTGTGTACTGCGGCTGCTCGGCTCGGGCTTCACCGACATCCGCTGGCTCGGCCGGAACCAGTGGTTCCGCAGTATCGACGACTCCCCGATGGCGAACGAGCTGTACCGGCCGTCGCACATCCAGTTCCTGCAGGGTCTGAACCGCGGCAAGCGCCGCGAGATGATCGTGGACTCCCGCTACTCCGGCGACGCGATCACCCCGGGCGGTCTGCGAGCGCTCTACCAGGGCAACTACGACGGCCTGCTGACGCTCGGCCGGTTCCCGGTCACGCTGCTGCCCGGCCGCGACGTCACCTCGGCGGAACAACTTGCCGACGGCAACATCCGGCTGCGGTGCACGACTCCGGAGATGCCCGAGGAGCACGAGGTACGGCACCTGGTGGTCGCCGCCGGCCGCGAGCACGTCCAGGCGCCGTTCGACGACGACCTGCGGGAGCGGATCGACTACGACGACGACGGCGAGATGCTGGTCGAGCCGGACTACTCGATCCGCTGGAAGGGCATGAACGGGCACCGGATCTTCTCGTTCAACGCGAGCCGGTACAGCCACGGCCTGACGAATGCGGGCCTGACGCAACTACCGGTCCGGGCCGCGATCGTGCTCAACTCCATGTTCGACCGGGAGATCTACCCGATCTCCGACGAGCTCTGCGCGGTGAAGTGGTGA
- the infB gene encoding translation initiation factor IF-2, which yields MAKVRVYELAKELGVTSKVVLTRLNDMGEFVRSASSTIEAPVVRRLAEEFEKNPPKKRAAKNAAASTSAAPQATAPVTTADKASEPAPATPAPAVETERTAPAAQAVPAPVTTEPTITEKAAPAPTAPAAGSSAPSPARPGPRPGPKPGPRVEATPAPAAEVPVVEAPAKVAQPAFEAPAAKVAETPVVETPAAPAASAAETEAAPRPAADSAPARPAPRPGTPGNAPRPGGNAPRPGAPRPGGSPRPGAPGGRDGGQGGRPGAPRPGNNPFSSTQGMQRGGARPGPGGAPAAPAPAGNSPAGMPPRPPQARTGGTDRPRPSGGVPGAPRPNPAMMPKSSAGTFTGRPSGPGGGGGGAGAGGGGRGRPGGGSGGPGAGARPGGGGGGGGGFRPGGGPSGPPGGGGGGRPGPGNRGRGGTQGAFGRPGGPARRGRKSKRAKRQEFDNMQAPAVGGVRVKHGNGEVVKLARGASLTDFGEKVGIDPASLVQVLFHLGEMVTATESVNEETLQVLGTELEYDVQLVSPEDEDRELLESFDIDFGTNDGGDADLAARPPVVTVMGHVDHGKTKLLDAIRHANVVAKEAGGITQHIGAYQVTTEVDGTERAITFVDTPGHEAFTAMRARGAQATDIVILVVAADDGVMPQTIEALNHARAANVPIVVAVNKIDVPNADPVKVRGQLTEYGLVPEEYGGDTMFIDVSAKARINIDGLLEGVILTADASLDLRANPDQPAQGLSIEAHLDKGRGPVATVLVQRGTLRVGDSMVAGPAYGRVRAMLDEHGNNVKEALPSRPVLVQGLSGVPGAGDNFLVVDDDRMARQIAEKREARARAASNAKRRARRTLEDFMASMEKGESQELLLILKGDVSGSVEALEDALVRIEVGDEVNLRVIDRGVGAINENDVNLAIASNAVIIGFNVRPAGKAGDLADREGVDVRYYSVIYSAIDDIEAALKGMLKPIYEEFKLGTAEIREVFRSSKVGNIAGCWVTSGVIKRNAKVRVIRDGTVVVENGDLSSLKRFKDDASEVREGFECGLTVANFNDIKLGDVVEAFELREKPRS from the coding sequence GTGGCAAAGGTCCGGGTCTACGAGCTCGCGAAAGAGCTCGGAGTTACCAGCAAGGTCGTTCTGACCAGGCTGAACGACATGGGAGAGTTCGTCCGATCGGCGTCCTCGACGATCGAGGCACCCGTCGTACGACGGTTGGCGGAGGAGTTCGAGAAGAACCCGCCGAAGAAGCGCGCGGCCAAGAATGCCGCCGCCAGTACATCAGCGGCGCCGCAGGCGACCGCTCCGGTCACCACGGCGGACAAGGCTTCCGAGCCTGCTCCGGCGACGCCGGCCCCGGCAGTGGAGACCGAGCGCACCGCGCCGGCCGCCCAGGCCGTGCCGGCTCCGGTCACGACCGAGCCGACGATCACCGAGAAGGCCGCCCCGGCCCCGACGGCCCCGGCCGCGGGATCGTCCGCGCCGTCGCCGGCCCGTCCGGGTCCGCGTCCTGGCCCGAAGCCGGGTCCGCGCGTCGAGGCCACTCCGGCCCCGGCCGCGGAGGTTCCGGTGGTAGAGGCTCCGGCCAAGGTCGCGCAGCCTGCTTTCGAGGCGCCCGCGGCCAAGGTCGCCGAGACTCCGGTAGTGGAGACCCCAGCGGCTCCGGCAGCTTCGGCAGCCGAGACCGAGGCGGCCCCGCGTCCGGCGGCGGACTCCGCGCCGGCTCGCCCGGCACCGCGTCCGGGTACCCCGGGCAACGCTCCGCGGCCGGGTGGCAACGCGCCCCGTCCGGGTGCGCCTCGTCCCGGTGGATCGCCCCGTCCGGGTGCTCCGGGTGGGCGCGACGGCGGCCAGGGTGGCCGTCCGGGCGCTCCGCGTCCGGGCAACAACCCCTTCAGTTCGACCCAGGGCATGCAGCGCGGTGGCGCGCGTCCGGGTCCGGGTGGCGCTCCGGCGGCCCCGGCTCCGGCTGGTAACAGCCCGGCCGGAATGCCGCCGCGGCCGCCACAGGCCCGTACCGGTGGTACCGACCGGCCGCGTCCGTCCGGCGGCGTGCCGGGCGCACCGCGTCCGAACCCGGCGATGATGCCGAAGTCTTCAGCCGGCACCTTCACCGGCCGTCCGTCCGGTCCGGGCGGCGGCGGTGGTGGCGCGGGTGCCGGTGGTGGCGGCCGTGGCCGTCCCGGCGGCGGTTCCGGTGGACCTGGCGCGGGTGCGCGTCCAGGCGGCGGTGGCGGTGGCGGCGGCGGCTTCCGTCCGGGTGGTGGCCCCAGCGGTCCCCCCGGTGGTGGCGGTGGCGGTCGTCCAGGCCCGGGCAACCGGGGCCGGGGCGGAACACAGGGTGCCTTCGGGCGTCCGGGTGGTCCGGCCCGTCGTGGTCGCAAGTCCAAGCGCGCCAAGCGCCAGGAATTCGACAACATGCAGGCTCCGGCCGTCGGCGGCGTGCGGGTCAAGCACGGTAACGGCGAGGTCGTGAAGCTGGCTCGTGGCGCTTCGCTGACGGACTTCGGCGAGAAGGTCGGTATCGATCCGGCCTCGCTGGTCCAGGTCCTGTTCCACCTCGGTGAGATGGTGACCGCGACCGAGTCCGTGAACGAGGAGACGCTGCAGGTGCTCGGCACCGAGCTGGAGTACGACGTCCAGCTGGTCTCGCCCGAGGACGAGGACCGCGAGCTGCTCGAGTCGTTCGACATCGACTTCGGTACCAACGACGGCGGCGACGCCGACCTGGCGGCCCGTCCGCCGGTCGTGACCGTGATGGGTCACGTCGACCACGGTAAGACGAAGCTGCTGGACGCGATCCGGCACGCGAACGTCGTGGCCAAGGAAGCCGGTGGCATCACCCAGCACATCGGTGCCTACCAGGTCACCACCGAGGTCGACGGCACCGAGCGCGCCATCACCTTCGTCGACACCCCGGGTCACGAGGCGTTCACCGCCATGCGTGCTCGTGGTGCGCAGGCCACCGACATCGTCATCCTGGTGGTCGCGGCCGACGACGGCGTGATGCCGCAGACGATCGAGGCACTCAACCACGCCCGGGCGGCGAACGTCCCGATCGTGGTCGCGGTGAACAAGATCGACGTGCCGAACGCGGACCCGGTCAAGGTGCGCGGTCAGCTGACCGAGTACGGCCTGGTGCCCGAGGAGTACGGCGGCGACACCATGTTCATCGATGTCTCCGCGAAGGCGCGGATCAACATCGACGGACTGCTCGAGGGCGTCATCCTGACGGCCGACGCGTCGCTGGATCTGCGGGCCAACCCGGATCAGCCGGCGCAGGGTCTGTCGATCGAGGCGCACCTGGACAAGGGCCGTGGCCCCGTCGCGACCGTGCTGGTCCAGCGCGGCACGCTGCGGGTCGGCGACTCGATGGTCGCGGGTCCGGCGTACGGCCGGGTCCGGGCGATGCTCGACGAGCACGGCAACAACGTGAAGGAAGCACTGCCGTCGCGGCCGGTCCTGGTTCAGGGCCTGTCCGGCGTACCGGGCGCCGGCGACAACTTCCTCGTTGTCGACGACGACCGGATGGCCCGCCAGATCGCCGAGAAGCGTGAAGCGCGAGCCCGTGCCGCCTCGAACGCCAAGCGCCGCGCGCGCCGTACGCTCGAGGACTTCATGGCCTCCATGGAGAAGGGCGAGAGCCAGGAGCTCCTGCTCATCCTCAAGGGTGACGTGTCCGGTTCGGTGGAAGCACTCGAGGACGCCCTGGTGCGGATCGAGGTCGGCGACGAGGTCAACCTCCGCGTCATCGACCGCGGTGTCGGTGCGATCAACGAGAACGACGTCAACCTGGCCATCGCGTCGAACGCCGTCATCATCGGCTTCAACGTCCGGCCGGCCGGCAAGGCCGGCGACCTCGCCGACCGCGAGGGCGTGGATGTCCGGTACTACTCGGTCATCTACTCGGCGATCGACGACATCGAGGCTGCTCTCAAGGGCATGCTCAAGCCGATCTACGAGGAGTTCAAGCTCGGAACGGCTGAGATCCGCGAGGTCTTCCGCTCGTCCAAGGTCGGCAACATCGCCGGTTGCTGGGTCACCAGCGGAGTCATCAAGCGGAACGCCAAGGTGCGGGTCATCCGCGACGGAACAGTCGTGGTCGAGAACGGCGACCTGTCGTCACTCAAGCGGTTCAAGGACGACGCGTCCGAGGTCCGCGAGGGCTTCGAGTGTGGTCTGACCGTGGCCAACTTCAACGACATCAAGCTCGGCGATGTCGTCGAGGCGTTCGAACTGCGCGAGAAGCCGCGTAGCTAA
- the rbfA gene encoding 30S ribosome-binding factor RbfA produces MGEARAKQLADRIQVLVAELLERRVKDPRLGFVTVTDAKLTGDLSEASVFYTVYGGEQDRVSTAAALESARGMIRSEVGKALGLRRAPTLAFYLDAIPETAGQIEELLAKARSADAEVAKAAAGAKPAGDADPYKHREDDDSDDE; encoded by the coding sequence ATGGGTGAAGCAAGGGCTAAGCAGTTGGCCGACCGGATCCAGGTCCTGGTCGCGGAGTTACTGGAGCGCCGGGTGAAGGATCCGCGGCTCGGTTTCGTCACCGTGACGGATGCCAAGCTGACCGGTGACCTCAGCGAGGCGAGTGTCTTCTACACGGTGTACGGCGGTGAGCAGGATCGCGTCTCGACGGCCGCGGCACTGGAGTCGGCCCGCGGCATGATCCGCAGCGAGGTCGGCAAGGCTCTCGGCCTGCGCCGGGCTCCGACGCTGGCCTTCTACCTCGACGCCATCCCGGAGACGGCCGGCCAGATCGAGGAACTGCTGGCCAAGGCACGGTCGGCCGACGCCGAGGTGGCCAAGGCCGCCGCGGGCGCCAAGCCGGCCGGCGACGCCGACCCGTACAAGCACCGCGAGGACGATGACTCCGACGACGAGTAG
- a CDS encoding cell division protein FtsK: MAASATLLTGCEDAKDKSGTPGVTEGPGGSTPPAPSTDPVIVAALTAAATQVEQLSLRYSAVSQAFPKLRTQLEIGVKIHAAQSAELKKVGGFEPPQPGKLPALPKDATTALADLAGREQKLSVSHATAAAKVSGEAARLLAMLAAAESQLAATLTVMGKKKVASS, encoded by the coding sequence GTGGCCGCTTCCGCGACCCTGCTCACCGGCTGCGAGGACGCGAAAGACAAAAGCGGTACGCCGGGCGTCACCGAGGGACCGGGCGGCAGCACCCCACCAGCCCCCAGCACGGACCCGGTCATCGTTGCGGCGCTGACAGCGGCGGCCACGCAGGTCGAGCAGTTGTCGCTTCGCTACAGCGCGGTCAGCCAGGCTTTTCCGAAGCTGCGCACCCAACTGGAGATCGGCGTGAAGATCCACGCTGCCCAGTCGGCCGAGCTCAAGAAGGTCGGGGGCTTCGAGCCACCCCAGCCCGGCAAACTGCCCGCGTTGCCGAAGGACGCCACCACCGCACTGGCAGACCTGGCCGGTCGCGAGCAGAAGTTGTCGGTCAGCCATGCCACCGCGGCTGCGAAGGTGTCCGGCGAAGCTGCCCGGCTGCTCGCGATGCTGGCGGCCGCCGAGAGCCAGCTCGCCGCCACGCTGACGGTCATGGGCAAGAAAAAGGTGGCGTCGAGTTGA
- a CDS encoding YlxR family protein, producing MIQTADARPEKVRERTCIGCRKRASPTDLLRLTESGGHVLPDPGRRAPGRGAHLHPATGCLDLAERRKAFPRAFKVPGPLDTSLVREHVERQDSVTS from the coding sequence GTGATCCAAACCGCGGACGCGCGCCCTGAGAAGGTTCGGGAGCGCACCTGCATCGGGTGCCGGAAACGAGCCAGTCCGACCGATTTGCTGCGGCTGACGGAGTCCGGAGGACATGTCCTCCCGGATCCCGGTCGGCGGGCACCCGGCCGTGGGGCGCACCTGCACCCGGCGACCGGATGTCTCGACCTCGCGGAGCGGCGAAAAGCGTTCCCGCGGGCCTTCAAGGTCCCGGGCCCGCTGGACACCTCACTCGTGCGGGAGCACGTCGAGCGGCAGGACAGCGTCACCAGTTAG
- a CDS encoding class I tRNA ligase family protein: MPEPAGPDQDAPEPGLEPITVITYPQPTVNGPLHVGHLAGPYLAADIAARAARARGEQVAVTTGLDVHQNYVLTRAEREGVDVGVMTADFRADIKETYELGRIGYDRFSDPLTDEHAPIIRQLMNHLVASGATPMREVTLHACRDCARTLHESYLVGLCRSCKAPGAGGACEQCGAFTYVDSMIDPVCGRCGGEPRPFQATVPVLRMEDHREAMTEMWLRAELPPKVRALIGRQLAGQLPEIALAYPTNWGIEGDSALTGLRIGPYTEVALTDLYNVAKAVDPAAADLPGYLVALGRVESLWHFLGLDNAYWYAVYWQAIWAAAGVNPLPLSGLVVNEFYLLDGSKFSTSRNHLVPANEMLRTEDPAMVRLYLAWDRPDRYQTDFSWKAFRAFAERVGPLLDGTRVCSEAFHPALAEIELARAEDALRLSGFDPALAVRIMIDLLAGGVRDTGSLRAVLTGTGE; encoded by the coding sequence ATGCCTGAGCCGGCCGGGCCCGACCAAGACGCACCTGAGCCAGGCCTCGAGCCGATCACGGTGATCACCTACCCGCAGCCGACCGTCAACGGTCCGCTGCATGTCGGGCACCTCGCCGGTCCCTACCTCGCCGCCGACATCGCAGCCCGCGCGGCCAGGGCGCGTGGCGAACAGGTGGCGGTCACGACCGGCCTGGACGTCCACCAGAACTACGTGCTGACCCGGGCCGAACGCGAGGGCGTAGACGTCGGCGTGATGACGGCGGATTTCCGCGCGGACATCAAGGAGACCTACGAGCTGGGCCGGATCGGCTACGACCGGTTCAGCGATCCGCTCACCGACGAGCACGCGCCGATCATCCGGCAACTGATGAATCACCTGGTCGCCAGCGGGGCAACGCCGATGCGCGAGGTCACGCTGCACGCCTGCCGGGACTGCGCGCGGACCCTGCACGAGTCGTATCTGGTCGGCCTCTGCCGTAGCTGCAAAGCACCTGGCGCGGGTGGGGCCTGCGAGCAGTGCGGGGCCTTCACCTACGTCGACAGCATGATCGATCCGGTCTGCGGCCGGTGCGGCGGCGAGCCACGGCCCTTCCAGGCGACAGTCCCGGTACTCCGGATGGAGGACCACCGCGAGGCGATGACGGAGATGTGGCTGCGGGCCGAACTCCCGCCCAAGGTCCGTGCCCTGATCGGCCGGCAACTAGCCGGCCAACTGCCCGAGATCGCGCTGGCCTACCCGACGAACTGGGGCATCGAGGGCGACTCCGCCCTGACCGGCTTGCGGATCGGCCCGTACACCGAGGTCGCCCTGACCGATCTCTACAACGTCGCCAAAGCGGTCGACCCGGCCGCCGCCGATCTGCCCGGATACCTGGTCGCACTCGGCCGGGTGGAAAGCCTCTGGCACTTCCTCGGCCTCGACAACGCGTACTGGTACGCCGTGTACTGGCAGGCGATCTGGGCGGCCGCCGGGGTGAATCCATTACCCCTTTCCGGCCTGGTCGTGAACGAGTTCTACCTGCTCGACGGAAGCAAGTTCTCGACCAGCCGGAATCACCTGGTGCCGGCGAATGAAATGCTCCGCACCGAAGACCCGGCAATGGTCCGGCTTTACCTGGCGTGGGACCGTCCGGACCGATATCAGACCGACTTCAGCTGGAAAGCGTTCCGCGCATTCGCGGAGCGGGTGGGCCCATTGCTGGACGGGACCCGGGTCTGTTCGGAGGCATTCCATCCGGCACTGGCAGAGATAGAGCTGGCCAGGGCCGAGGACGCGCTCCGGCTGTCCGGTTTCGACCCGGCGCTGGCGGTCCGGATCATGATCGACCTGCTCGCCGGCGGCGTCCGGGACACCGGCTCGTTGCGCGCGGTCCTGACCGGGACAGGCGAGTAG
- a CDS encoding ferritin-like domain-containing protein, whose translation MTEIEALQAAIAGEHAALYGVGVAGGKLSGSRFAQATASFEEHRRRRDQLSDLLVQAGETPAAAEPAYDLPQPVTNAATATALVLLIERRLSVVYADLVEAAEKEPIRTVAVQALIATSRAQLTWGGTPQAFPGQS comes from the coding sequence TTGACCGAGATCGAGGCGCTGCAGGCTGCGATCGCCGGCGAGCACGCCGCCCTGTACGGCGTGGGCGTGGCCGGCGGCAAGCTCTCCGGGTCGCGGTTCGCCCAGGCCACGGCTTCCTTCGAGGAGCACCGCAGACGCCGGGACCAACTGTCGGACCTGCTGGTCCAGGCCGGCGAGACCCCGGCGGCGGCCGAACCGGCGTACGACCTTCCCCAGCCTGTCACCAACGCGGCGACTGCCACGGCGCTGGTGCTGCTGATCGAGCGCAGGCTGTCGGTGGTCTACGCCGATCTGGTCGAGGCCGCCGAGAAGGAGCCGATCCGGACAGTCGCGGTCCAGGCCCTGATCGCCACTTCCCGTGCCCAGCTCACCTGGGGCGGCACTCCGCAGGCCTTCCCAGGTCAGAGCTGA